The proteins below come from a single Tissierella sp. MB52-C2 genomic window:
- a CDS encoding SDR family NAD(P)-dependent oxidoreductase: MNNPLDLKGRVAIVSGGASGIGLATGKLLAEYGAKVVLLDVNQESGEKAVMEIINEGNFAIFKKCNVTNNEECKTTIESIEREFGRIDILFNNAGVTVRKTVVDLTEAEWDFVLDVGLKGTYLLSKYTIPVMAKGGGGSIVNTGSGWGLKGGDKAAAYCAVKGGIVNLTRAMAIDHGGQNIRVNSINPGDTDTAMLRSEGEQLGFKSEIDKFLVDSAKGRPLERLGEPLDIAKAVLFLCSDLSAWITGTALVVDGGGIA, from the coding sequence ATGAATAATCCATTAGATTTAAAAGGTAGGGTAGCTATTGTTTCAGGTGGGGCTTCTGGAATAGGATTAGCCACTGGAAAATTGTTGGCAGAATATGGTGCAAAAGTTGTGCTACTTGATGTAAATCAGGAAAGTGGAGAAAAAGCAGTTATGGAAATAATAAATGAAGGTAATTTTGCCATCTTTAAAAAATGTAATGTAACCAATAATGAAGAGTGTAAAACTACTATTGAATCAATAGAAAGGGAATTTGGTAGAATTGATATATTGTTTAATAATGCAGGTGTTACAGTAAGAAAGACAGTTGTAGATTTGACTGAAGCTGAGTGGGATTTTGTCCTTGATGTAGGACTTAAGGGAACATATCTACTTTCCAAGTACACCATACCTGTAATGGCAAAAGGTGGTGGAGGAAGCATAGTAAATACTGGGTCAGGCTGGGGTTTGAAAGGTGGAGATAAGGCAGCTGCATACTGTGCAGTAAAGGGTGGGATTGTAAACTTAACTCGTGCTATGGCAATAGATCATGGGGGACAAAATATTAGGGTTAATTCAATTAATCCAGGAGATACAGATACTGCTATGCTTAGAAGTGAAGGAGAACAATTAGGTTTTAAATCAGAAATAGATAAATTTTTAGTTGATTCAGCTAAGGGAAGACCTTTAGAAAGGTTAGGAGAGCCACTAGATATAGCTAAAGCAGTACTATTCTTATGTAGTGATTTATCCGCATGGATTACTGGTACAGCTTTGGTTGTTGATGGTGGAGGGATTGCATAA
- a CDS encoding ABC transporter ATP-binding protein encodes MEILKIENLKKTYGKGKTTVEALKNINLSVERGQMIAIMGPSGCGKSTLLNLISGIDKPTSGEVVVEDSSISKLSENSLALYRRRQIGIIYQFFNLIPNLSVENNIKLPVLMDNKEVETNYFKGLIDSLGIEDKLKVFPDKLSGGQQQRVAIARSLIYKPTIVLADEPTGNLDKKNSKDIIELFRLSNLKYKQTMIIVTHDEEVALSADRIIRMEDGLVASDEVIR; translated from the coding sequence ATGGAAATATTAAAAATTGAAAATCTAAAAAAGACCTATGGCAAAGGAAAAACAACAGTGGAAGCTTTAAAAAATATTAACTTATCAGTAGAAAGAGGTCAAATGATTGCCATAATGGGGCCAAGTGGATGTGGTAAATCCACTCTTTTAAATCTAATATCAGGTATAGATAAGCCAACAAGCGGGGAGGTAGTAGTGGAAGACAGCAGTATATCTAAACTTAGTGAAAATAGTTTAGCTCTTTATAGAAGAAGACAGATAGGAATTATATATCAGTTTTTCAATTTAATTCCTAATCTCTCAGTAGAGAACAATATTAAATTACCTGTTTTAATGGATAACAAAGAAGTGGAAACTAACTATTTTAAAGGATTAATAGATAGTTTGGGTATTGAAGATAAATTAAAGGTTTTTCCAGATAAGTTATCAGGTGGTCAGCAACAGAGAGTTGCCATAGCTAGAAGTTTGATATATAAACCAACTATAGTTTTGGCAGATGAGCCAACGGGAAATCTAGACAAGAAAAATTCTAAAGATATAATAGAACTTTTTAGATTATCAAATTTAAAATATAAGCAAACAATGATAATAGTAACCCATGATGAAGAAGTGGCATTGTCAGCGGATAGAATAATCAGAATGGAAGATGGCCTTGTAGCAAGTGACGAGGTGATAAGATGA
- the leuS gene encoding leucine--tRNA ligase codes for MREYRPNEIEKKWHDIWDERQPFKASNESNKPKFYALVEFPYPSGEGLHVGHPRPYTALDIVSRKRRLEGYNVLYPMGWDAFGLPTENYAIKHKIHPETVTERNVAKFKSQLKSIGFSFDWSREINTTDPHYYKWTQWIFLKLYEKGLAYKQEMPINWCPSCKVGLANEEVIQGTCERCSGEVVRKVKNQWMLKITEYADRLISDLDKVDYIERVKAQQTNWIGKSEGAEVDFQIAGKEDKLRVFTTRPDTLFGSTYMVIAAEHPLIEKYKEEITNLDEIHEYQNEVGKKSDFERTELSKDKTGIEIKGLTAINPATGGEIPIWISDYVLMSYGTGAIMAVPGHDTRDWEFAQKFNLPIIEVIKGGDIEKEAFTDTEKGIVINSDFINEMEVKEAKEYMIKWLEEKNLGVRKVNFKLRDWVFSRQRYWGEPIPLVHCDECGWVPVPEKELPVMLPDVENYEPTDNGESPLANITDWVETTCPKCGGKAHRETDTMPQWAGSSWYFLRYIDPCNEEEFASQEALNYWLPVDWYNGGMEHTTLHLLYSRFWHKFLYDIGVVPTPEPYAKRTSHGMILGDNNEKMSKSRGNVINPDDIVRDYGADTLRTYEMFIGDFEKSVPWSENGVKGCRRFLERVWKLQEILVDGEGYTKELESSIHKTIKKVSADFETLKFNTGIAALMALLNEFNDHGSITKEDLRTFIILLNPVAPHITEEMWEILELEGYLHETVWPKFNEEKTKDKVIDLPVQVNGKVRGTIQISVDESQDIAREKAKADENINRFLEGKNIVKEIFVPGKIYNIVVK; via the coding sequence ATGAGAGAGTATAGACCAAATGAAATTGAAAAAAAGTGGCATGATATTTGGGATGAAAGACAGCCCTTTAAGGCATCTAATGAAAGTAATAAGCCGAAGTTTTATGCTTTAGTAGAATTTCCTTATCCATCAGGAGAAGGACTGCATGTAGGTCATCCAAGACCATATACTGCATTAGACATTGTGTCTAGAAAGAGAAGACTTGAAGGATATAATGTATTATATCCAATGGGATGGGATGCCTTTGGATTACCAACGGAGAACTATGCAATTAAACATAAAATCCATCCAGAAACAGTTACAGAAAGAAACGTAGCAAAATTTAAATCACAGTTAAAATCCATAGGATTTTCCTTTGATTGGTCAAGGGAAATAAATACTACAGATCCACATTATTATAAATGGACTCAATGGATATTCCTAAAACTATATGAAAAAGGATTGGCATATAAACAAGAAATGCCTATTAACTGGTGTCCATCTTGTAAAGTAGGCTTAGCAAACGAAGAAGTTATTCAAGGAACCTGCGAAAGATGTAGCGGAGAAGTAGTTAGAAAAGTTAAAAACCAATGGATGCTAAAAATAACAGAATATGCAGATAGACTAATTAGTGATTTAGATAAGGTAGATTATATTGAAAGAGTAAAGGCTCAGCAAACTAACTGGATTGGTAAATCTGAAGGAGCAGAGGTAGATTTTCAAATTGCAGGAAAAGAAGATAAGCTAAGAGTATTTACTACAAGACCAGATACATTATTTGGCTCAACATATATGGTTATTGCAGCGGAACATCCTTTAATAGAAAAATATAAGGAAGAAATAACAAACTTAGATGAAATCCATGAATACCAAAATGAAGTAGGTAAAAAATCTGATTTTGAAAGAACAGAATTATCTAAGGATAAAACAGGTATAGAAATAAAAGGGTTAACAGCAATTAATCCTGCTACTGGCGGAGAAATTCCTATTTGGATTTCTGACTATGTTTTAATGAGCTATGGTACAGGTGCAATAATGGCAGTACCAGGACATGATACTCGTGACTGGGAATTTGCTCAGAAATTTAACCTTCCTATAATTGAAGTAATAAAAGGTGGAGATATAGAAAAGGAAGCCTTTACAGATACTGAAAAAGGTATAGTTATAAATTCTGATTTCATCAATGAAATGGAAGTAAAAGAAGCTAAAGAATATATGATTAAATGGTTGGAAGAAAAAAATCTAGGTGTTAGAAAAGTAAACTTTAAATTAAGAGACTGGGTATTCTCTAGACAAAGATATTGGGGAGAGCCAATTCCTCTAGTACACTGTGATGAATGTGGCTGGGTACCTGTTCCAGAGAAGGAATTACCAGTTATGTTACCAGATGTAGAAAACTATGAGCCGACAGATAATGGGGAATCACCTCTTGCAAATATTACAGATTGGGTAGAAACTACTTGTCCAAAATGTGGTGGAAAAGCTCATAGAGAAACTGATACGATGCCTCAATGGGCAGGGTCTTCTTGGTATTTCCTAAGATATATCGATCCATGTAATGAAGAAGAATTTGCTTCTCAAGAAGCTTTAAATTATTGGTTACCAGTAGATTGGTATAATGGTGGAATGGAACATACAACCCTTCACCTACTATATTCAAGATTCTGGCATAAATTCTTATATGATATTGGAGTAGTACCTACGCCAGAGCCATATGCAAAGAGAACTTCCCATGGCATGATTCTAGGAGACAATAATGAAAAAATGTCAAAATCTAGAGGAAATGTAATAAATCCTGATGATATAGTAAGAGACTATGGTGCAGATACTCTTAGAACTTATGAAATGTTTATTGGGGATTTTGAAAAGAGCGTACCTTGGTCAGAAAATGGAGTAAAAGGCTGTAGAAGATTCCTTGAAAGAGTATGGAAACTTCAAGAGATTTTAGTAGATGGTGAAGGCTATACTAAGGAACTAGAAAGTAGTATTCACAAAACTATTAAAAAAGTATCGGCAGATTTTGAAACATTAAAGTTTAATACAGGGATTGCAGCTTTAATGGCTCTATTAAATGAATTTAATGACCATGGTAGTATAACAAAAGAGGATTTGAGAACATTTATAATACTACTAAATCCAGTAGCTCCTCATATAACTGAAGAGATGTGGGAAATATTAGAATTAGAAGGCTATCTACATGAAACTGTTTGGCCAAAATTTAATGAGGAAAAAACTAAAGATAAAGTAATAGACCTACCAGTTCAAGTAAATGGCAAAGTAAGAGGTACAATACAAATTAGTGTTGACGAATCTCAAGATATAGCAAGAGAAAAAGCAAAGGCTGATGAAAATATTAATAGATTCCTAGAAGGAAAGAATATAGTAAAGGAAATATTTGTTCCAGGAAAAATATATAACATAGTTGTAAAATAG
- a CDS encoding N-acetylmuramoyl-L-alanine amidase, producing MFRRVRRVFLIGLIGLFMFIVFKGIPFIDTNFKSLEKVIVIDAGHGGSDPGTIGFNGNYEKDINLNISKKLKQKLKSNGYKVILTRDSDEYVDNLLRAKLTNKKRARVFISIHGNAMENNNSINGIQVLYYPNRESTIGDLNNNELARIIMGSLINGTGAKDKGIVEREDLIVLNQTKMPAIIIECGFLSNEKEEQLLLTDDYQNKVVDSISMGLEEYFSLNPRD from the coding sequence ATGTTTAGAAGAGTTAGAAGAGTATTTTTAATTGGTTTAATAGGTTTATTTATGTTTATTGTTTTTAAAGGGATTCCTTTTATAGATACAAATTTTAAATCCTTAGAGAAAGTCATAGTAATAGATGCTGGACATGGGGGGAGCGATCCTGGGACTATTGGATTTAATGGTAATTATGAAAAAGATATTAATCTAAATATTTCTAAAAAATTAAAACAAAAGTTAAAGTCAAATGGTTATAAAGTTATTTTAACTAGAGATAGTGATGAATATGTAGATAATCTTTTAAGGGCTAAATTGACAAATAAAAAGAGAGCTAGGGTTTTTATTAGCATCCATGGAAATGCAATGGAAAACAATAATTCTATAAACGGAATTCAGGTACTTTATTATCCAAATAGGGAAAGCACCATTGGTGATTTAAATAATAATGAGTTAGCAAGGATTATAATGGGTTCACTAATTAATGGAACTGGGGCTAAGGATAAGGGTATTGTAGAAAGGGAAGATTTAATTGTGTTAAACCAGACAAAGATGCCAGCCATAATAATTGAATGTGGATTTTTATCAAATGAAAAAGAAGAACAACTTTTACTTACAGATGATTACCAAAATAAGGTGGTAGATTCAATATCTATGGGATTGGAAGAATATTTTAGTTTAAATCCTAGGGACTAG
- a CDS encoding sigma 54-interacting transcriptional regulator, whose product MNLKNIKPSLENIISTMANLTNMEYAVFNTNSELVSSTQIYLQRKGRNVHSASIEEVLNLGNVIVNKPGLMNSCIGCRFVNNCPSTIEVLSCIKLNGIPVGVLSLTSFSQEGHTLIEENIRNYMNVLENTSQLISMFAQNEISNNNIQMLHKVIHEITKENNSSYIIIDKNGLLVHWDQEFEDLLSYCNLYTQTIDIIFPESICNWILSTSKPRKKYSVSESFQGIIHITPLIIEFDIIGYFIKLEKDVGPSKQYLHQDYLNSIITNDYKINNIKNRIRKLSTSSSSVLITGKTGTGKELIAKAIHYTSNRSDNPFVSINCANIPDSLFESELFGYEEGAFTGAKKGGKLGIFEMANGGTVFLDEIGELQEHLQAKLLRVLQESTIQRLGSVTPISVDIRVIAATNQDLESMMEENRFREDLFYRINVIPICLPPLNERIDDIELLTRHFIDKYNKKLFKNVKDISEEALDILKSYPWPGNIRELENAIEYAINMEEADMIEIDNLPDRISKFTVKERFDFKESIAQKEMDLIVSTLNKYGWNLSGKEKASEELGISIRTLYRKLSSLEK is encoded by the coding sequence ATGAATTTGAAAAATATTAAACCTAGTTTGGAAAACATAATATCTACTATGGCTAATCTAACAAATATGGAGTATGCCGTATTTAATACCAACTCAGAATTAGTAAGTAGCACACAAATCTATTTGCAAAGAAAAGGAAGAAATGTTCACTCAGCTTCAATAGAAGAAGTTTTGAACCTAGGAAATGTAATAGTAAATAAGCCTGGCTTAATGAACTCATGTATAGGATGTAGATTTGTAAATAATTGTCCTTCAACTATAGAAGTTTTGTCTTGTATTAAATTAAATGGAATTCCTGTAGGTGTTTTAAGCCTTACTTCCTTTTCCCAAGAAGGACATACTTTGATTGAAGAAAATATACGTAACTATATGAATGTTTTAGAAAATACTTCACAACTGATTTCTATGTTTGCTCAAAATGAAATTTCAAATAATAATATTCAAATGTTACATAAAGTAATTCACGAGATAACTAAAGAAAACAATTCTAGTTATATAATAATAGACAAAAATGGCCTTCTGGTACACTGGGATCAAGAATTTGAAGACCTACTTTCCTATTGTAATTTATACACTCAAACTATAGATATTATTTTCCCTGAAAGCATTTGTAATTGGATATTGAGTACTAGTAAACCTAGAAAAAAATATTCTGTTAGTGAAAGTTTTCAAGGAATTATTCATATTACACCTTTAATAATAGAATTTGATATCATTGGCTATTTTATTAAATTGGAAAAAGATGTTGGTCCATCTAAACAATATTTACATCAAGATTATTTAAATTCTATTATTACTAATGATTACAAAATCAATAATATAAAGAATAGAATTAGAAAATTATCAACATCATCTTCTTCAGTTTTAATTACTGGAAAAACTGGTACTGGTAAGGAGTTGATAGCCAAGGCTATTCATTACACAAGTAATAGATCTGATAATCCTTTTGTCTCAATAAACTGTGCAAATATACCTGACTCTCTATTTGAATCTGAGCTTTTTGGGTACGAAGAAGGAGCTTTTACTGGCGCTAAGAAAGGTGGCAAATTGGGAATTTTTGAGATGGCTAACGGTGGAACAGTGTTCTTAGATGAAATAGGAGAATTACAAGAACATTTACAGGCTAAACTCCTAAGAGTACTTCAGGAAAGTACTATACAAAGATTAGGAAGTGTTACCCCTATATCTGTGGATATTAGGGTTATTGCTGCAACTAATCAAGATTTAGAATCTATGATGGAAGAAAATAGGTTTAGAGAGGATTTGTTCTATAGAATAAATGTTATACCTATTTGCTTACCTCCACTAAATGAAAGAATAGATGATATAGAGTTACTTACTAGACATTTTATAGATAAATACAATAAAAAGCTTTTTAAAAATGTCAAAGATATTTCAGAAGAAGCCTTAGATATTTTAAAATCCTATCCATGGCCTGGAAATATAAGAGAACTTGAAAATGCCATAGAATACGCAATCAATATGGAAGAAGCTGATATGATTGAAATTGATAATCTTCCTGATAGAATATCTAAATTTACTGTAAAAGAGAGATTTGATTTTAAAGAATCTATAGCACAAAAGGAAATGGATTTGATTGTTAGTACATTAAATAAGTATGGTTGGAATTTAAGTGGAAAGGAAAAAGCCTCAGAAGAATTAGGGATTAGTATTAGAACCCTATATAGAAAACTATCCAGCTTAGAAAAATAA
- the gcvPA gene encoding aminomethyl-transferring glycine dehydrogenase subunit GcvPA: MTIRGFKNHPYIPNSNLEVQQEMLREIGLESLDDLHVEIPEELKLKKALNLPKAFESEYELKRSINKIMNKNISSNEYINFLGAGCWQHYVPAVCDEINSRAEFLTGYAGEPYNDHGRFQTLFEYESLVAELLDMDVVNVPTFDWAQAAATSLRMASRITRRSEALVVGTICPDRLMIIQNYCDPGVEIKLIDFNKKTGRMDLEDLKKNISNNTAAVYFENPSYLGFLEDQGEAISKITHDRGAILVVGVDPSSLGVLAPPSHYGADIICGDLQPLGMHMNYGGNQSGFISTKDEERFVMEFPSRLFGIAPTIKEGEYGFGDIAYERTSFGNLREKGKEYVGTQTALLGITAGVYLSLMGPKGMYELGENIVQKSLYAIEELSKLKGVKGSRFNNIGFKEFVVDFNHTGKTVEEINEELLVKGIFGGKDLSEEFPELGQCALYCVTEIHLKEDIDNLVKAIREIIE, encoded by the coding sequence ATGACAATTCGTGGATTTAAAAATCATCCTTATATTCCAAACTCTAATTTAGAAGTTCAGCAAGAAATGTTAAGGGAAATAGGATTGGAATCTTTAGACGATTTGCATGTAGAAATACCAGAAGAATTAAAATTAAAGAAGGCTTTGAATTTACCAAAAGCTTTTGAGTCAGAATATGAGCTTAAAAGATCTATAAATAAAATAATGAATAAAAATATTTCAAGTAATGAATATATAAATTTTTTAGGAGCAGGATGTTGGCAACATTATGTACCTGCCGTATGTGATGAAATAAATAGTAGAGCTGAATTTTTAACAGGGTATGCAGGTGAACCCTATAATGACCATGGAAGATTTCAAACACTATTCGAATACGAATCTCTAGTAGCAGAACTATTAGATATGGATGTGGTTAATGTTCCGACATTTGATTGGGCTCAAGCTGCTGCTACATCCCTTAGAATGGCTTCAAGAATTACTAGGAGATCAGAAGCCTTAGTTGTAGGAACTATTTGCCCTGATAGGCTAATGATAATACAAAATTATTGTGATCCAGGAGTTGAAATTAAATTAATTGATTTCAATAAAAAAACAGGGAGAATGGACTTAGAGGATTTAAAGAAAAACATTTCCAATAATACTGCTGCAGTATACTTTGAAAATCCATCATATTTAGGATTTTTGGAAGATCAAGGGGAAGCAATCTCAAAAATAACCCATGATAGAGGTGCAATTTTGGTAGTAGGTGTTGATCCAAGTAGCCTTGGCGTGTTAGCTCCTCCATCCCATTATGGCGCTGATATAATCTGTGGAGATCTTCAACCTCTAGGTATGCATATGAATTATGGTGGTAATCAGTCAGGGTTTATATCCACTAAGGACGAAGAAAGGTTTGTAATGGAGTTTCCATCTAGATTATTTGGTATAGCTCCTACCATTAAAGAAGGAGAATATGGATTTGGAGATATAGCCTATGAAAGAACTTCCTTTGGTAACTTAAGGGAAAAGGGAAAGGAATATGTAGGTACTCAAACAGCTTTACTGGGTATTACTGCTGGAGTTTATTTATCTCTGATGGGGCCTAAAGGAATGTATGAACTAGGAGAAAATATTGTACAAAAATCTTTATATGCTATTGAAGAACTATCTAAATTAAAGGGTGTAAAAGGTTCTAGATTTAACAATATTGGATTTAAGGAATTTGTTGTAGATTTTAATCACACGGGGAAAACTGTCGAAGAAATAAATGAGGAACTATTAGTTAAAGGCATATTTGGTGGAAAAGACTTATCTGAGGAATTTCCTGAATTAGGGCAATGTGCTTTATATTGTGTTACTGAAATTCACTTAAAGGAAGATATAGATAATCTAGTGAAGGCTATTAGAGAAATCATAGAATGA
- a CDS encoding FtsX-like permease family protein, whose amino-acid sequence MNIFKTYIKGDIKNNRESYNSTRITIFLAVLILSTFIFSVSSFFKSYIDMPNDNMGGSQFRIISTISSKDANNLVSNRHIKKIGFFNTKELEEGFGSKEKTRLFKMDDNAMSTKQSALKEGKLPKEGQAMISDDMAKEIDKGLGDNIEIEDKIYHISGIYYDTTHEYQNFYNIYLNINQEALINSKEELSPFIWYKNIYKTYSLSEEIMNNLETQEVTYGYNDLYLNRSFVIDPEKSLLKDYISHVLIVILFIIAIILFYSIIVNLFLVQESKSIEEYSRLKTIGATNKDISKIIKLKAMYISQIPITLGILFSLVLVKILFLIINKVDKYFSGGKDIYSIYMYLDLKLDFRLILFVYILSFLIIYLGTKRPTKKLKKSSVLDGLKGNIKGKSHKKHDLKYTENIEKDLSKQFYKNSKYAFRFTNITLKLGFLLIVFIMIGITYYSMDKKYNRISKYETYDIQGEYATLNPLNEDIIKEIKELGIEDLVNFRKEAVSFNFDSSMVSNEYKDIGSLSSLEEEIGSFDNMRIEIFGIEDEKFKKLALEKGLEPDNYIGNKVILLNTMGDDFNIPVSEMKNIKFLKDGIKELSLSEYGGPIEINGTSIRGHEFTLNVEDKIDTPLFDYSIIKNGLNVYMPKSQYIELFTNFLRIADLDQYEYISIKTDNIEEVQESISNMSLKYFKTDDYFLESKLDEEKLVKKRNIIGSILAIFLSLFFIVVGFSNSYFSFYNLFLERKDQFLLYKSIGMDKKLLESILEQEKRKILFSFIYLMPFIVLAVTYIGSKLFTIFRPIDFLLNLNYLFILVILGYILIIYVSISKMYNKYKKEIIGN is encoded by the coding sequence ATGAATATTTTTAAAACATATATCAAAGGAGATATTAAAAATAATAGGGAAAGTTATAATTCAACAAGAATTACCATATTCCTAGCTGTATTAATCTTATCTACCTTTATATTTAGTGTATCATCCTTTTTTAAATCTTATATTGATATGCCAAATGATAATATGGGAGGATCGCAATTTAGAATTATAAGTACAATCTCAAGTAAAGATGCAAATAATTTAGTTTCAAATAGGCATATAAAGAAAATTGGTTTTTTTAATACAAAAGAGCTTGAAGAAGGTTTTGGTTCTAAAGAAAAAACTAGACTCTTTAAAATGGATGATAATGCAATGTCTACAAAGCAGTCGGCCTTAAAGGAAGGAAAGCTTCCTAAAGAAGGTCAGGCAATGATAAGTGACGATATGGCTAAGGAAATAGATAAAGGTTTAGGGGATAATATAGAAATTGAAGATAAAATATACCATATATCAGGCATATACTATGATACAACCCATGAGTATCAAAACTTCTATAATATATATTTAAATATCAATCAAGAAGCACTTATAAATAGTAAAGAAGAATTATCGCCTTTTATATGGTATAAGAATATATATAAAACCTATAGTTTAAGTGAAGAAATTATGAATAACTTGGAGACTCAGGAAGTTACTTATGGTTATAACGATTTATATTTAAATAGATCCTTTGTCATTGATCCAGAAAAAAGCTTGTTAAAGGATTATATCAGTCACGTTCTAATAGTGATTTTATTCATAATAGCAATAATCCTTTTTTATTCAATAATTGTAAATTTATTTCTAGTTCAAGAATCAAAATCCATTGAAGAATATTCAAGACTTAAGACTATTGGAGCTACAAATAAGGATATAAGTAAAATAATAAAATTAAAGGCAATGTATATATCCCAGATTCCAATAACACTCGGAATACTTTTTTCCCTTGTACTTGTGAAAATATTATTTCTAATTATAAATAAAGTTGACAAATATTTTTCAGGTGGAAAAGATATATATTCAATATATATGTATTTGGATTTAAAATTAGATTTTAGGCTTATTTTATTCGTGTATATTCTAAGCTTTTTAATAATATACTTAGGAACTAAAAGGCCAACTAAAAAACTTAAGAAAAGCTCCGTATTAGATGGATTAAAGGGAAATATTAAAGGAAAAAGTCATAAAAAACACGATTTAAAGTATACAGAAAACATAGAAAAAGACCTTTCAAAACAATTCTATAAAAATAGTAAATATGCTTTTAGATTTACAAACATAACTCTAAAATTAGGGTTTTTATTGATAGTATTTATAATGATCGGGATTACCTATTATTCTATGGACAAAAAATATAATCGAATAAGTAAATACGAGACTTATGATATCCAAGGTGAGTATGCAACTTTAAATCCATTAAATGAAGATATTATAAAAGAAATTAAAGAGTTAGGAATAGAGGATTTAGTAAATTTTAGAAAAGAAGCTGTATCTTTTAATTTTGATTCTAGTATGGTTTCCAATGAATATAAAGATATAGGTAGTTTAAGTAGTTTAGAAGAAGAGATAGGTTCTTTTGATAATATGAGGATAGAGATATTTGGTATAGAGGATGAAAAATTTAAAAAATTAGCCTTAGAAAAAGGATTAGAGCCAGATAATTATATTGGAAATAAAGTAATTCTTTTAAATACTATGGGAGATGATTTTAATATTCCAGTATCAGAGATGAAAAATATAAAGTTTCTAAAAGATGGTATAAAGGAACTATCTCTCTCAGAATATGGAGGTCCTATAGAGATTAATGGAACTAGTATTAGGGGGCATGAATTTACTTTAAATGTAGAGGACAAAATAGACACTCCATTATTTGATTATTCTATTATAAAAAATGGTCTAAATGTTTATATGCCCAAATCTCAATATATAGAACTTTTTACGAATTTCTTAAGAATCGCAGATTTAGATCAATATGAATATATTTCAATTAAGACTGACAATATAGAGGAAGTTCAAGAGAGCATTAGTAATATGTCCTTAAAATATTTCAAGACAGATGATTATTTTCTAGAATCTAAATTAGATGAAGAAAAATTAGTTAAAAAGAGAAATATAATAGGAAGTATATTGGCAATATTCTTGAGTCTGTTTTTTATAGTAGTAGGATTTTCAAATTCCTATTTTTCATTCTATAATCTATTTCTAGAAAGAAAAGATCAATTTTTATTATATAAATCCATAGGAATGGACAAAAAATTATTAGAAAGTATACTTGAACAAGAGAAAAGGAAAATTTTATTTAGCTTTATTTACTTAATGCCTTTTATAGTATTAGCTGTTACTTATATAGGATCTAAGCTATTTACCATATTTAGACCAATAGATTTTTTATTAAATTTAAACTATCTATTTATTCTAGTTATTTTAGGCTATATTCTTATAATTTATGTTTCTATATCAAAGATGTACAATAAGTATAAGAAAGAGATTATAGGAAATTAG